Below is a window of Penaeus monodon isolate SGIC_2016 chromosome 13, NSTDA_Pmon_1, whole genome shotgun sequence DNA.
TCGTGTCCATGGCATGATGCGAACCTTCACCAAGAGCACAGAGAAGATCAATGGCATCCGTTGGATTGATAGTGATGACTTCTGTAGCTTCCAGATGATCCTGGATGAGGGGGCCTGTGTGACAGCCACACTAAACAGCCACATGGCAGGGGGCTTTGTACAGGAGGTAGTGGTATGTGGCAGCAGAGGCAGGCTGGCTGTGCGTGGGGCTAACCTCTATGGCCAGAGCCACACctcggagaaggaggaagagctgCTGCACGAAGGAGCTGATGATGTGGCACATCTcaccaacaagaacaacagtGCCAGGATAAACTCTTTGCTGCCTCAGCCCTACCTGCAGGGCCTGTTTCGTCTGGCAGGTGCACTCAAGGAGGCCTTCGCCACAGGGGATGGGGAGCATGGTTGGCTCAAGGAACCTGTCTCGACCGCAGCCACCTTCGAGGATGGCCAGTATGTCCAGGCTGTCATCGATGCCATCAAGCTTTCTTCAGCCAGTCGGCAGTGGGAGCAGGTAACTGTAGCCAATGATGAGAGCGAACTGAACCCTTTAATGACCAGGCTTAATCTCCCTAACATTAATATGAGCTCTCTGGACGCACTGTCACAGGCTCCAACTAACCGAATCACTCCACAGCGTAAGGTCACTAGCTCTGAGTCGCACCTTCCTTGGAGCTTTGCCACAAAACactaaaaagaaaaccaaaaaaaaaacaaagcaaaaaaaaaaggagaaaaagagtcaAACTATATTTGCTTTTTATGGTGATTTGCACTTACCAATACAGTGGGTAGAagctgctgtttttttctttttcttttcttttcttttgttgtttttatttttattttatgatttataagcAAAGCTGTATTGCATATGGTAATGCATTATGCTAgatgtacatatttatgcatctatctgCTGCGAAATCCTCTTAGATGTAGCATATGTTGACAGGACAGTTTTGTGTTAGTTCACCAGGAATTCTTATTGTGTTTGGTTTAAGTAAAGCAAGAGCTTTCATGCTTCTAATGTAACTCCTTTTTTGAGGAAGTTGCCTGAATCTTGTGCGATGTGATTGATGCCACATACAGCTTGCAGCAAAAGTTTTGTTGAACCACTTTCAGAAACATAAAAAAGCCACAGTTAGAATTTTATTATAGAAGAGGAACATGCTTTTTGTATACAGTACCTGTATGAATGACTAATttgaataatgaatattttttttctaatcagtgAACATTAGTAaaactatctaaaaaaaatatagcttGCCAAACAAAGTAGCATTAATCAAcaatattgtaatgatattagGGGCAGCACATAATGCTTgcgcttttaaaaaataatattaatttttgtatgaATTTAGATAATGTTCTTGCATTTACTTTGACTGTGGCTGTTTTAGTTATgtttttcatttcacttcttcataaaaaataatatttgctcCTCTGTTGCTAACACAATTCAGTCACAGAACACAAATACAGTAATGcctgcaaaaaaacaacaacacacaaaataaaatgagaCACAGCTGCATTTTATTGTCTTGCAGCTGTATAGTTCCTCCTGCCTGTCAGTTAGGCAGATGTGACTCTCTCTCACACCTGCTCTACCAACAAGAACTGTATCTTTAGTTGATACCAAAGTATAGTATGTGATGTTTTTCAGTCTACCATGGGCTCTGTAATGTTTATATTCTCAGCTTTAGTATTGTAAATAGCCAGAACTAAGTTGATGtctgtttcatcttttttattctgcTTCTGAAACGATAGGATAACTTT
It encodes the following:
- the LOC119580444 gene encoding glucose-fructose oxidoreductase domain-containing protein 1-like is translated as MLPGIGVFGTGDIVRALVPFLRAKGFRVEAVWGRTLEAAENVATELNIPFHTNKVDDVLLRKDVDLVFIICQPDLHAQIAVKALGIGKHVLCDRPAGLCQLEVLKMVHAAQYYPSLISVISHGLRFLPAFVHMKRQIEAGYVGTVNVCDVRVHCGSMIGNQFDWMCSHLMGGGILTMVGSHIIDVISFVTSQRATRVHGMMRTFTKSTEKINGIRWIDSDDFCSFQMILDEGACVTATLNSHMAGGFVQEVVVCGSRGRLAVRGANLYGQSHTSEKEEELLHEGADDVAHLTNKNNSARINSLLPQPYLQGLFRLAGALKEAFATGDGEHGWLKEPVSTAATFEDGQYVQAVIDAIKLSSASRQWEQVTVANDESELNPLMTRLNLPNINMSSLDALSQAPTNRITPQRKVTSSESHLPWSFATKH